From one Lineus longissimus chromosome 3, tnLinLong1.2, whole genome shotgun sequence genomic stretch:
- the LOC135485376 gene encoding uncharacterized protein LOC135485376, which produces MSSKEYMCLWWAQVPAELRKLRDDTKLCDMTFVLNGTLEYKMHALVLVCASSQFRNRLNKTGWQNTYFFDNVNIECFRHLLNYVYGCNLVLSEANVKDMLYLATMLSIDTAMMHCEEFCNALQNQSNEHSNNSNQETSTISQEQNQTIKRHLSIETNTPKNGDSVNTADTGTSMSNHSGAESVLDENSSNVEMSEEGHEEMEKSCSTEDSLSNTFDNASKELLGRPVKAEDGEGREDGNSNSSGNSGEEGEKRIGSDLGDKTHGIEKPKGKSLEDICAQLASSRQFAQSSVPSDGVCRQNIPPKPSPKSNGDEHGVDTAKQDGEVDKDCGIYQYVMMPFSTSGASSLSSFTTLPSSCSGGIYSNSCGGKGKFTLAGSNLDLRACAIRREKDKSKYISTLLGLRSQDNDSPLDLDASESLSLDTQIPPPSSSPAPTSVSTSVSKTSASLAIRIPKPNFSSSGNSAPMSQPLVSPISWSPSVTPADTAVTWSQSDNNLHVPSSKDNDVISKIVDSLETMTDSGDQAESELKSDGGVVGQNMDTDSNVSANQSDATCTSSMENLTVPVCSSADQTMNKNTVVVSDQNKQTPNEVMCTSASTTPVTNTAQSLYPFLNQIGQNLYPVYLPFSNMPNFNGTKDDFSSMIPPGLSSGMPPLQNIVKSVNENLPLPQSLLNGALTQAAVQQSQSVAALQQSHSVGDITSQLNFPNIGNFGQNMSNVPFMNTSTGPIPLPDSGQQSSPALPVVMANSQTQTSNSSSASEEEEEDEQTPMEEQTAAVTDANLQQQLQTVLSQQLQANVKNSGQVPMDGLNNLNMNNMNINSLQAAANLNAAMSLYTCMMLPNAAGVPQPTVLLPQGDSVNTMLPQSTSFAQPPASQSSGMPFFTQPGIQNGMAYPQTSISQGNLASFLQPNITQNNNAQLQLPCSLPQSTNASMLQPSFTQATTSPMLPPNMSQANGTSVLQPGLLPTNIQNTALMAQATLTQTNITPSPLPQVQTPCSNNGTLIPPNMLQSGNPFGQQNSQALVPQGMNQPDVSLLPQNMPMSGSPLLQSGLNQLNNASFLAAGANQPGFLPADFNLGNPLMTGKSPNMTKTGFNMASPFLGPPGNFPLASTLQQMGQGQQYDLSNLCKDMPTMDAGPGRTNGQMAGPGGGDSVPVAPALGPAVNKHLFDCPVCGKGFPNTKQRAVHMRIHSRTEHKPFVCDMCGFRTKYADRLKIHKRLQHTHKGVKPFKCPYCPYATSLKGNCRKHVMTKHPGLEVTVEQVMPI; this is translated from the exons ATGAGTTCGAAGGAGTACATGTGTCTCTGGTGGGCCCAGGTGCCCGCAGAGCTCCGCAAGTTACGCGATGATACAAAACTGTGTGATATGACGTTCGTACTTAACGGAACCTTGGAGTATAAAATGCATGCATTGGTGCTTGTCTGCGCAAGCAGTCAGTTTCGGAACCGCCTCAACAAAACCGGATGGCAAAACACATATTTCTTTGATAACGTAAACATCGAGTGTTTTCGACACCTGTTGAATTACGTTTATGGGTGTAACTTAGTATTGAGTGAGGCTAATGTCAAGGATATGCTGTATCTTGCGACTATGTTGAGCATCGACACTGCCATGATGCATTGCGAGGAATTCTGTAACGCTTTACAAAACCAATCAAATGAGCATTCGAACAATTCAAATCAAGAAACTAGTACCATTTCACAGGAGcaaaatcaaacaataaaaCGGCATTTATCGATAGAGACGAATACACCGAAAAATGGTGATTCAGTAAATACAGCTGACACTGGGACGAGTATGAGTAATCATAGTGGTGCCGAAAGTGTTTTGGATGAGAATAGCTCCAATGTCGAAATGTCTGAAGAAGGGCATGAAGAAATGGAGAAAAGTTGCTCGACGGAGGACAGTCTTTCAAACACGTTTGATAATGCCAGTAAAGAACTCTTGGGGCGACCTGTGAAGGCAGAGGATGGAGAGGGGCGGGAGGACGGCAATTCAAATAGCAGTGGTAATAGTGGGGAAGAGGGTGAAAAGCGCATTGGTAGTGACCTCGGTGATAAGACGCATGGAATCGAAAAACCAAAAGGTAAAAGTTTAGAGGACATTTGCGCTCAGTTGGCCTCTAGTAGACAATTTGCTCAAAGTTCTGTGCCGTCGGATGGCGTGTGCAGGCAAAACATTCCACCTAAACCATCACCCAAATCAAATGGAGACGAACATGGGGTGGACACGGCTAAACAGGATGGTGAAGTTGACAAGGATTGTGGGATTTATCAGTATGTCATGATGCCGTTCAGTACCTCCGGTGCGTCATCTCTGTCGTCGTTCACCACTCTGCCATCATCTTGTTCGGGTGGTATATATTCAAACTCTTGCGGAGGAAAAGGGAAATtcactctggcagggtcaaatcTGGACCTGCGAGCTTGCGCCATTCGGCGGGAGAAGGACAAAAGTAAATATATCAGTACGCTGCTTGGGTTGCGTTCACAGGACAACGACTCTCCTTTAGATCTTGACGCATCAGAATCACTATCTTTGGACACTCAGATTCCTCCCCCATCATCTTCACCTGCACCTACATCAGTGTCCACTTCAGTGTCAAAAACCTCGGCCAGTCTCGCTATTCGTATACCAAAACCTAATTTCAGTTCTAGTGGGAACTCTGCtcccatgtcacaaccacttgTTTCCCCTATTTCTTGGTCGCCCTCGGTCACCCCTGCAGACACAGCTGTGACGTGGTCGCAGTCGGACAATAATTTACATGTGCCATCTTCGAAAGATAACGACGTTATCAGTAAAATAGTTGACAGTTTAGAGACAATGACAGATAGTGGCGACCAGGCGGAGAGTGAACTAAAATCTGATGGGGGAGTCGTTGGCCAAAATATGGACACGGATAGTAACGTATCAGCAAATCAAAGTGATGCTACTTGTACCTCCAGCATGGAGAATCTAACAGTGCCAGTGTGTTCGTCGGCAGATCAAACTATGAATAAAAACACTGTGGTCGTTTCTGACCAAAACAAACAAACCCCTAATGAAGTAATGTGTACGTCTGCAAGTACTACCCCTGTGACAAACACTGCTCAGTCTTTATACCCATTCCTTAATCAAATTGGTCAAAATCTTTATCCTGTGTATCTCCCGTTCTCAAATATGCCAAACTTCAATGGAACGAAGGACGATTTCTCATCGATGATCCCACCTGGATTAAGCAGTGGCATGCCGCCATTGCAGAATATTGTGAAGTCCGTTAATGAGAATTTACCCCTCCCTCAATCTTTGCTAAACGGGGCATTAACTCAAGCAGCCGTTCAACAATCGCAATCAGTTGCAGCACTGCAGCAATCACACTCTGTTGGAGACATCACGTCGCAATTAAACTTTCCAAACATTGGTAACTTTGGGCAGAATATGTCTAATGTTCCATTCATGAATACTTCAACTGGTCCCATCCCTCTACCTGATTCGGGTCAACAATCAAGCCCTGCGTTGCCCGTGGTGATGGCGAACTCTCAAACACAGACGAGCAACTCGTCAAGTGCAAgtgaggaagaggaagaagatgaGCAGACGCCGATGGAGGAACAGACTGCTGCTGTCACTGATGCCAATCTCCAGCAACAGTTGCAGACGGTACTTTCCCAGCAGCTTCAAGCAAACGTGAAGAATTCTGGACAAGTTCCAATGGATGGATTGAACAATTTGAACATGAATAACATGAATATAAACAGTTTGCAGGCAGCGGCGAATTTAAATGCTGCAATGTCTTTATATACTTGCATGATGTTGCCGAATGCTGCCGGGGTCCCCCAGCCTACTGTTCTGTTGCCTCAAGGTGACAGTGTAAACACCATGTTGCCTCAAAGCACAAGTTTTGCTCAACCGCCAGCTAGTCAGAGTTCGGGTATGCCTTTCTTTACGCAACCAGGAATTCAGAATGGCATGGCGTATCCACAAACCAGTATCAGTCAAGGAAACCTCGCATCATTCCTCCAGCCAAACATTACTCAAAATAACAATGCTCAGTTACAACTTCCATGTAGCTTGCCCCAGTCTACGAATGCTTCAATGCTCCAGCCTAGTTTTACACAAGCCACAACTTCTCCGATGCTGCCTCCAAATATGTCGCAGGCAAATGGGACGTCTGTTTTACAGCCCGGACTACTACccacaaatattcaaaatactGCCCTCATGGCACAAGCGACTCTGACTCAAACGAACATTACTCCATCACCGTTACCACAGGTTCAGACGCCATGTTCTAACAATGGCACTCTAATCCCACCAAACATGCTTCAGTCCGGGAATCCATTCGGTCAACAAAACAGTCAGGCTCTCGTTCCACAGGGGATGAACCAGCCTGATGTTTCTTTACTGCCACAGAATATGCCAATGTCGGGCAGTCCTCTCCTGCAATCCGGCCTAAACCAGCTGAACAATGCCTCCTTCCTTGCTGCAGGGGCAAACCAGCCTGGTTTCCTCCCAGCAGACTTCAATCTCGGAAACCCTCTCATGACTGGAAAATCGCCCAATATGACCAAGACAGGTTTTAACATGGCGTCGCCGTTTCTTGGGCCACCTGGGAACTTTCCGCTTGCTTCGACGTTACAACAGATGGGTCAAGGTCAACAATATGATTTGTCTAATCTTTGTAAGGATATGCCGACGATGGATGCGGGACCGGGAAGAACCAATGGTCAGATGGCTGGGCCTGGTGGCGGTGACAGTGTTCCTGTAGCACCTGCATTAGGACCAGCAG TGAACAAGCATCTGTTTGACTGCCCGGTCTGTGGTAAAGGTTTCCCCAACACCAAGCAGAGAGCAGTCCACATGAGAATACACTCGAGAACCGAGCATAAACCATTTGTATGTGACATGTGTGGATTCAGAACTAAG TATGCGGATCGATTAAAGATTCATAAGCGTCTCCAGCACACCCATAAAGGAGTAAAGCCATTCAAGTGTCCATATTGTCCGTACGCTACATCATTGAAGGGGAACTGCAGAAAGCATGTAATGACCAAGCATCCAGGATTGGAAGTGACTGTTGAGCAAGTTATGCCGATTTAG
- the LOC135484757 gene encoding ras-related protein Rab-32B-like gives MESETNTPIVIKQEHLYKVLVIGEFGVGKTSIIKRYTEGYFTPNYKLTIGVDFALKTIEWDAVTRVNLQLWDIAGHERFGHMTRVYYKYAIAAIIVFDVSRPATFDSVTKWLSDVNSKVMLADGDPVPVLLLANKADVESVDIDTKALSEFCKEHKFIGWFPTSAKDNVNIDEAMDFLVKRITELPVEGQKPIESIKLSNAAEEFEEESSFEDDNVSKKSSCCS, from the exons ATGGAGAGTGAAACCAACACGCCAATCGTAATCAAGCAAGAACATCTTTACAAAGTGCTTGTTATTGGGGAATTTGGTGTTG GTAAAACTTCCATAATCAAAAGATATACAGAAG gtTATTTTACACCTAACTACAAGTTAACAATAGGAGTAGACTTTGCCTTAAAGACTATAGAATGGGATGCAGTAACTAGGGTGAATCTTCAGTTATG GGACATAGCCGGTCATGAACGGTTTGGTCATATGACAAGAGTCTATTACAAATATGC TATAGCAGCTATAATAGTGTTTGATGTTTCAAGACCTGCCACGTTTGATTCAGTTACGAAATGGCTCAGCGATGTCAACTCCAAGGTCATGTTGGCTGATGGTGACCCAGTACCTGTCCTACTTTTAGCAAATAAG GCCGATGTGGAAAGTGTTGATATTGACACAAAAGCGCTATCTGAATTTTGTAAAGAACACAAGTTTATAGGCTGGTTTCCCACATCAGCAAAAGACAACGTCAATATAG ATGAGGCAATGGATTTCCTCGTGAAACGAATCACAGAACTTCCTGTGGAGGGACAAAAACCTATTGAGAGCATCAAACTTAGCAACGCGGCGGAAGAGTTTGAAGAGGAATCGTCTTTTGAAGATGATAATGTGTCAAAAAAGTCCAGCTGCTGTAGCTGA
- the LOC135484954 gene encoding mitochondrial import inner membrane translocase subunit Tim9-like — translation MAALPPLGSVGMDQQTADTVKQFREFLMSYNKLSEMCFADCVHDFTSRKVQEKEQTCVLSCMEKYLKMTQRISQRFQEYQVIQNENLTAGHKPPQ, via the exons atggcaGCCCTACCCCCACTAGGATCTGTAGGAATGGACCAGCAGACTGCTGACACTGTAAAACAG TTCCGTGAATTCTTGATGTCCTATAACAAGTTATCTGAGATGTGTTTTGCTGATTGTGTCCATGATTTCACATCAAGAAAAGTACAAGAAAAAGAG CAAACCTGTGTGTTATCATGTATGGAAAAATATCTCAAGATGACACAAAGAATATCTCAGCGATTTCAAGAATATCAAGTTATACAGAATGAGAATCTGACGGCAGGTCATAAACCGCCGCAGTGA